The Lentzea guizhouensis genome contains a region encoding:
- a CDS encoding ATP-binding protein has translation MSDASSGRRYCSNACRQRAYRSRSSARPDTPRALLPTPLDSFVGRREELAALAGLGSEHRLVSLVGPAGAGKTRLAVQHAGKRTGQVWWAPLASASDVVRAVYQAVGAHPLPNRSVREAVITEVDRHRRPLLVLDNCEHVLADAADLVSELLARCPRLRVLTTSREPLRLPGEQVFAVGELGLPPADIDVLTALRYDAVQLFRDRAVAVDRSFVVDGSNVANVVAVCRFLDGMPLAIELAARRMTVLSPADVLARLGDPALLTGGPRTADDRHRTLHAAIGWSYDLLSGAEQSACRRLAVLGVPFDLGVASAVCDVPDALDLLTGLEQKSLLVVDRAAGHTTFRQLESIRLYCHSRAAESGDLPVVADRVVDWVCSVVEPEISRFFPTPSAVLLLDRNIGLLDLAIARTTELSDWSRHALTVVAQAWTSTSAGPRGASTSLLHRALSQEMPASYRSVLTALAAMHHRVRGDWEVTRRFALESLAIERSGAGRPGTLARALEVLASAEAHTGNPAAAWELFDEAVALLRASGDKLARGVLLNSYAWTLVQHGFADLAAPLVAESLTLVRLLGLPHMLNPVLHTAGALALARGDFAAAVELFRESLEVGSEHPMDQFYDLEGLALGLVGVGSDDSRALSLLTAASVVRTRYDFRAEPYWQALLDEARSVCRSRIAAGRLRAAESCGERMSLPQAISYALTPAVADPGGVISAREMHVATLVAEGLTNRQIGVRLGISQHTVARHVTHARAKLGLRSRAQLAVWAGRHS, from the coding sequence TTGAGCGACGCGTCCTCCGGGCGCCGGTACTGCTCCAACGCGTGCCGTCAGCGCGCGTACCGCTCGCGTTCGTCCGCCCGTCCGGACACCCCGCGCGCTCTCCTCCCCACCCCGCTCGACAGCTTCGTCGGCCGCCGCGAGGAGCTCGCGGCGCTGGCCGGGCTGGGCTCGGAGCACCGCCTGGTGAGCCTCGTCGGTCCGGCGGGCGCGGGCAAGACCCGGTTGGCCGTGCAGCACGCGGGCAAGCGCACCGGCCAGGTGTGGTGGGCACCGCTCGCGTCGGCGTCCGACGTGGTCCGGGCGGTCTACCAGGCCGTGGGCGCGCACCCGTTGCCGAACCGCTCGGTGCGCGAGGCCGTGATCACCGAGGTCGACCGGCACCGCCGCCCGCTGCTGGTGCTGGACAACTGCGAGCACGTGCTGGCCGACGCCGCCGACCTGGTCTCCGAACTGCTGGCCCGCTGCCCGCGGCTGCGCGTGCTGACGACCTCGCGCGAACCGCTGCGGCTGCCCGGCGAGCAGGTCTTCGCGGTGGGCGAACTGGGTCTGCCACCCGCTGACATCGATGTCTTGACCGCTTTGCGTTACGACGCCGTACAGCTCTTCCGCGACCGCGCCGTGGCCGTCGACCGCTCGTTCGTGGTGGACGGCTCCAACGTCGCCAACGTGGTGGCCGTGTGCCGCTTCCTGGACGGCATGCCGCTGGCGATCGAACTGGCCGCGCGCCGGATGACCGTCCTGTCCCCCGCCGACGTGCTGGCCCGCCTCGGCGACCCGGCCCTGCTGACCGGCGGCCCGCGCACCGCCGACGACCGCCACCGCACCCTGCACGCCGCGATCGGCTGGAGCTACGACCTGCTCTCCGGCGCCGAGCAGTCGGCCTGCCGCCGCCTGGCCGTGCTCGGCGTGCCCTTCGACCTCGGCGTCGCCTCGGCGGTCTGCGACGTCCCCGACGCCCTGGACCTGCTGACCGGCCTGGAGCAGAAGTCCCTGCTGGTCGTGGACCGCGCGGCCGGCCACACCACGTTCCGCCAGCTGGAGTCGATCCGCCTGTACTGCCACTCGCGCGCCGCCGAGTCCGGCGACCTGCCCGTCGTGGCCGACCGCGTCGTCGACTGGGTGTGCTCGGTCGTCGAACCGGAGATCTCCCGCTTCTTCCCCACCCCGTCCGCGGTGCTGCTGCTGGACCGCAACATCGGCCTGCTCGACCTCGCCATCGCCCGCACCACAGAGCTGTCCGACTGGTCCCGCCACGCTCTGACGGTCGTCGCCCAGGCCTGGACGTCCACCTCAGCCGGCCCGCGCGGCGCCTCGACCTCGCTCCTGCACCGCGCCCTGTCCCAGGAGATGCCGGCCTCGTACCGCAGCGTTCTGACCGCGCTGGCCGCCATGCACCACCGCGTGCGCGGCGACTGGGAGGTGACCCGCCGGTTCGCTCTTGAGTCATTGGCGATCGAGCGTTCGGGCGCCGGCCGGCCGGGAACGTTGGCGCGTGCTCTGGAAGTTCTGGCTTCCGCTGAGGCACACACCGGGAACCCTGCTGCGGCTTGGGAGTTGTTCGACGAGGCCGTGGCGTTGTTGCGGGCCTCTGGAGACAAGCTCGCGCGGGGAGTGCTGCTGAATTCCTATGCGTGGACGTTGGTGCAGCACGGTTTCGCGGACCTGGCTGCGCCTTTGGTTGCTGAGTCTCTGACATTGGTGCGGCTGTTGGGTTTGCCGCACATGTTGAACCCTGTGCTGCACACGGCCGGTGCGCTTGCGTTGGCGCGTGGGGACTTCGCTGCTGCTGTGGAGCTGTTCCGGGAGTCGTTGGAAGTCGGGTCGGAGCATCCGATGGACCAGTTCTACGACCTGGAGGGGTTGGCTCTGGGGCTGGTCGGCGTCGGGTCGGATGACTCGCGCGCTTTGTCGCTGCTGACCGCGGCTTCCGTTGTGCGGACCCGGTACGACTTCCGGGCCGAGCCCTACTGGCAGGCGTTGCTGGACGAGGCGCGTTCGGTGTGCCGGTCGCGGATTGCTGCTGGGCGGTTGCGGGCGGCGGAGTCTTGTGGGGAACGGATGTCGTTGCCCCAGGCCATCTCCTACGCCTTGACACCGGCCGTCGCGGATCCTGGTGGGGTGATCTCGGCGCGGGAGATGCACGTGGCGACGTTGGTGGCGGAGGGGTTGACGAACCGGCAGATCGGGGTGCGGCTGGGGATCTCGCAGCACACCGTCGCGCGGCATGTGACACACGCTCGCGCCAAGTTGGGGTTGCGGTCACGCGCGCAGCTGGCGGTGTGGGCTGGTCGTCACTCCTAG
- the gap gene encoding type I glyceraldehyde-3-phosphate dehydrogenase has protein sequence MTVRVGVNGFGRIGRNFFRAVRAGGHDIEIVAFNDLGDVATMAHLLKYDSILGRLDADVQVTDEGISVDGKVIKALAEREPGKLPWKDLGVDVVVESTGFFTDATKARSHVDEGGAKKVIISAPAKNEDLTVVIGANEEKLDGSQTIISNASCTTNCLAPLAKVLNDSFGIEQGLMTTIHAYTQDQNLQDAPHSDLRRARAAALNIVPTSTGAAKAIGLVLPELKGKLDGYALRVPIPTGSATDLTVTLKREVTVDEVNAAYKAAAEGPLAGILKYSTDPIVSADIVTDPHSCIYDAPLTKVIGNQVKVVGWYDNEWGYSNRLADLVKLVASKI, from the coding sequence GTGACGGTTCGTGTAGGTGTCAACGGGTTCGGTCGCATCGGCCGCAACTTCTTCCGCGCGGTGCGTGCCGGCGGCCACGACATCGAGATCGTCGCGTTCAACGACCTCGGTGACGTCGCCACCATGGCCCACCTGCTGAAGTACGACAGCATCCTCGGTCGCCTGGACGCCGACGTGCAGGTCACCGACGAGGGCATCTCCGTCGACGGCAAGGTCATCAAGGCTCTCGCCGAGCGCGAGCCGGGCAAGCTGCCCTGGAAGGACCTCGGCGTCGACGTCGTCGTCGAGTCGACCGGCTTCTTCACCGACGCCACCAAGGCCCGCTCGCACGTCGACGAGGGTGGCGCCAAGAAGGTCATCATCTCCGCGCCGGCCAAGAACGAGGACCTCACCGTCGTCATCGGCGCGAACGAGGAGAAGCTCGACGGGTCGCAGACGATCATCTCGAACGCGTCCTGCACCACGAACTGCCTCGCGCCGCTGGCCAAGGTCCTCAACGACAGCTTCGGCATCGAGCAGGGCCTCATGACCACGATCCACGCGTACACGCAGGACCAGAACCTGCAGGACGCGCCGCACAGCGACCTCCGCCGTGCCCGCGCCGCCGCGCTGAACATCGTGCCGACCTCGACCGGTGCCGCGAAGGCCATCGGCCTGGTCCTGCCGGAGCTCAAGGGCAAGCTCGACGGCTACGCGCTGCGCGTGCCGATCCCCACCGGCTCGGCCACCGACCTGACCGTCACGCTCAAGCGCGAGGTCACCGTCGACGAGGTCAACGCCGCGTACAAGGCCGCCGCCGAGGGCCCGCTGGCCGGCATCCTGAAGTACTCGACCGACCCGATCGTGTCGGCCGACATCGTCACCGACCCGCACTCGTGCATCTACGACGCGCCGCTGACCAAGGTCATCGGCAACCAGGTCAAGGTCGTCGGCTGGTACGACAACGAGTGGGGCTACTCCAACCGCCTCGCGGACCTGGTCAAGCTCGTCGCGTCCAAGATCTGA
- a CDS encoding phosphoglycerate kinase gives MKTLSDLLAEGVAGRRVLVRADLNVPLDGDKITDDGRVRASVPTIKALADAGARVVVTAHLGRPKGEPDPEFSLAPAAARLGELLGIEVTLAEDLVGPSATSAVGALTDGGVVMLENVRFDARETSKDDAERAALADELASFADAFVSDGFGVVHRKQASVYDVAQKLPAYVGGLVETELGVLRKLTDDLERPYVVVLGGAKVSDKLGVIANLLTKVDRLLVGGGMAYTFLKAQGHEVGTSLLQEDQLDQVKGFLAEAEKRGVELVLPVDVLVTAEFGNTEHDVVGTDAIPAGKMGLDIGPKSRELFASKLADAKTVFWNGPMGVFEIETYAGGTRAVAEALVASDAFTVVGGGDSAAAVRALGLPEDGFSHISTGGGASLEFLEGKDLPGISVLES, from the coding sequence GTGAAGACTCTCAGCGACCTGCTCGCCGAGGGTGTCGCGGGTCGGCGCGTGCTCGTGCGCGCCGACCTGAACGTCCCCCTCGATGGCGACAAGATCACCGACGACGGCCGTGTCCGCGCGTCGGTGCCGACGATCAAGGCACTGGCCGACGCCGGTGCCCGCGTGGTCGTCACCGCCCACCTCGGCCGCCCCAAGGGCGAGCCGGACCCCGAGTTCTCCCTGGCCCCGGCCGCCGCTCGCCTCGGTGAGCTGCTCGGCATCGAGGTCACGCTGGCAGAGGACCTCGTCGGCCCGTCCGCCACGTCCGCGGTCGGCGCGCTGACCGACGGTGGCGTCGTGATGCTGGAGAACGTCCGCTTCGACGCCCGCGAGACCTCGAAGGACGACGCGGAGCGCGCGGCGCTGGCCGACGAGCTCGCCTCGTTCGCGGACGCGTTCGTGTCCGACGGCTTCGGTGTCGTGCACCGCAAGCAGGCCTCGGTCTACGACGTGGCGCAGAAGCTCCCCGCGTACGTCGGCGGTCTCGTGGAGACCGAGCTCGGCGTGCTGCGCAAGCTGACCGACGACCTGGAGCGCCCGTACGTCGTCGTGCTCGGCGGCGCGAAGGTCTCCGACAAGCTCGGCGTCATCGCGAACCTGCTGACCAAGGTCGACCGGCTGCTGGTCGGCGGCGGCATGGCGTACACGTTCCTCAAGGCCCAGGGCCACGAGGTCGGCACGTCGCTGCTGCAGGAAGACCAGCTCGACCAGGTCAAGGGCTTCCTCGCGGAGGCCGAGAAGCGCGGCGTCGAGCTCGTGCTGCCGGTCGACGTGCTGGTCACCGCCGAGTTCGGCAACACCGAGCACGACGTCGTCGGCACCGACGCGATCCCCGCCGGCAAGATGGGCCTCGACATCGGCCCGAAGTCGCGGGAGCTCTTCGCCTCGAAGCTCGCCGACGCCAAGACCGTGTTCTGGAACGGCCCGATGGGCGTGTTCGAGATCGAGACCTACGCCGGCGGCACCCGTGCCGTGGCCGAGGCGCTCGTGGCGTCCGACGCGTTCACCGTCGTCGGCGGCGGTGACTCCGCCGCGGCCGTCCGCGCGCTGGGTCTGCCCGAGGACGGCTTCTCACACATCTCCACCGGTGGTGGCGCCTCCCTGGAGTTCCTCGAGGGCAAGGACCTCCCCGGCATCAGCGTTTTGGAGTCCTGA
- a CDS encoding HD domain-containing protein — protein sequence MPPGSAADRHARRAASGRCDAAWLRPLPPDAAELLTTLHAQPRLVAHLRAVHDVACQLVDWVTRHHPTATFDREAVLFGAATHDIGKVEHPAELSGPGSAHEPAGHALLRHHGVPERLARFAGTHGSWSSATTFEELLVSLADKVWKAKRVEDLEHLVTTHLATVGGREPWDVFLALDDELDRIAARADERLAFQASCPIAG from the coding sequence GTGCCACCTGGCTCAGCCGCCGACCGGCACGCCCGCCGGGCAGCGAGCGGGCGCTGCGACGCCGCGTGGCTGCGGCCGCTGCCCCCCGACGCCGCCGAGCTCCTGACCACTCTGCACGCCCAGCCCAGGCTGGTCGCCCACCTGCGCGCGGTGCACGACGTCGCCTGCCAGTTGGTCGACTGGGTCACCCGCCACCACCCCACCGCGACGTTCGACCGCGAGGCGGTCCTGTTCGGCGCGGCCACCCACGACATCGGCAAGGTCGAGCACCCGGCCGAGCTGTCCGGTCCCGGCTCGGCCCACGAACCCGCCGGCCACGCGCTCCTCCGCCACCACGGCGTTCCCGAACGCCTGGCCCGGTTCGCCGGCACGCACGGCTCGTGGAGCTCGGCGACCACCTTCGAGGAACTGCTGGTCAGCCTGGCCGACAAGGTGTGGAAGGCCAAGCGCGTCGAGGACCTCGAACACCTGGTGACCACGCACCTGGCCACGGTCGGCGGCCGCGAGCCGTGGGACGTCTTCCTGGCCCTCGACGACGAGCTCGACCGGATCGCGGCGAGGGCCGACGAGCGGCTGGCGTTCCAGGCGAGCTGTCCGATCGCGGGGTGA
- a CDS encoding gluconeogenesis factor YvcK family protein gives MKAVALGGGHGLHATLSALRRVTDDVTAVVTVADDGGSSGRLRREITDLLPPGDLRKAMAALAGEDEHSQLWTSLFKHRFGGTGALAGHAVGNLVIAGLLEQLGDPVAVLELTGRLLGVRGRVLPMSNDPLDIEADVTGLDEDVKDVRRIRGQVAIATTPGLVRRIRLAAPNGRPVGCPQAVEAVLAADLVLLGPGSWFTSVLPHLLVPELHDALVRTRAKKVLVLNLVPQPGETAGFSPERHLDVVCEHAPELKVDAVIADVDSVPTPDRLTRAASALGARTHLAKIAAPDAADRHDPEALAGCLRQVVEETGVGGTDPWR, from the coding sequence TTGAAAGCAGTTGCTCTAGGTGGTGGGCACGGGCTGCACGCGACGCTGTCGGCGTTGCGGCGGGTGACCGACGACGTGACGGCCGTGGTGACCGTCGCGGACGACGGGGGCTCGTCGGGGCGGTTGCGGCGCGAGATCACGGACCTGCTGCCGCCGGGTGACCTGCGCAAGGCCATGGCGGCGCTGGCGGGGGAGGACGAGCACAGCCAGCTGTGGACGTCCCTGTTCAAGCACCGCTTCGGCGGCACGGGAGCGCTGGCCGGCCACGCGGTCGGCAACCTGGTGATCGCCGGGCTGCTCGAGCAGCTCGGCGACCCGGTCGCGGTGCTCGAGCTCACGGGCAGGCTGCTCGGGGTGCGGGGGCGGGTGCTGCCGATGTCGAACGACCCGCTCGATATCGAGGCCGACGTCACCGGCCTCGACGAGGACGTCAAGGACGTGCGGCGGATCAGGGGCCAGGTCGCCATCGCGACCACGCCGGGACTGGTGCGGCGCATCCGGCTGGCTGCCCCGAACGGGCGACCTGTCGGCTGTCCGCAGGCGGTGGAGGCTGTACTTGCCGCCGATCTCGTGCTACTCGGTCCCGGATCGTGGTTCACCAGCGTGTTGCCGCACCTGCTGGTCCCCGAGCTGCACGACGCGCTGGTGCGAACGCGCGCCAAGAAGGTCCTCGTGCTCAACCTCGTCCCCCAGCCGGGTGAAACCGCCGGTTTCTCACCCGAGCGGCATCTGGACGTAGTCTGCGAGCACGCACCCGAGCTGAAGGTGGACGCGGTGATCGCCGACGTCGACTCGGTCCCGACGCCGGACCGGTTGACGCGAGCCGCCTCGGCACTGGGTGCGCGAACGCACCTGGCCAAGATCGCCGCACCGGACGCTGCCGACCGGCACGATCCGGAGGCGTTGGCAGGGTGCCTGAGGCAAGTGGTCGAGGAGACCGGAGTGGGAGGGACAGACCCGTGGCGATGA
- the secG gene encoding preprotein translocase subunit SecG gives MVLFLQILLIVSSVLLVLLVLLHRGRGGGLSSLFGGGMQSSLSGSSVVEKNLDRLTLFVGAVWIIAIVGIGLLIKLPGAGG, from the coding sequence ATGGTCCTGTTCCTGCAGATCCTGTTGATCGTCTCCAGCGTGCTGCTGGTGCTGCTGGTGCTCCTGCACCGCGGCCGTGGTGGCGGCCTTTCTTCGCTGTTCGGCGGCGGCATGCAGTCGAGTCTGTCCGGTTCGTCCGTCGTCGAGAAGAACCTCGACCGCCTGACGCTGTTCGTCGGCGCGGTCTGGATCATCGCGATCGTGGGCATCGGACTGCTGATCAAGCTGCCCGGCGCGGGTGGCTGA
- the rapZ gene encoding RNase adapter RapZ has protein sequence MEVAVVTGLSGAGRSTAAKCLEDLGWFVVDNLPPELIATMVELGAQARGAITRVAVVMDVRSRAFTEDLASIIKDLDARGYKPRVLFLEATDAVLIRRFEAVRRGHPMQGDGRLQDGIEAERILLTPLKQEADLVLDTSALSVHQLRAKIEDTFGTEAATRTRVTVLSFGYKYGLPMDADLVMDVRFLPNPFWIPELREQTGLDGEVRNYVLSQEGAEEFLDRYHELLRLVGAGYRREGKRYLTLAIGCTGGKHRSVALSEELSARLASEDGMAVKVVHRDLGRE, from the coding sequence ATCGAAGTCGCTGTGGTGACCGGGCTGTCCGGTGCGGGTCGCAGCACCGCGGCCAAGTGCCTGGAGGACCTCGGCTGGTTCGTCGTCGACAACCTGCCCCCGGAACTCATCGCCACCATGGTCGAGCTCGGCGCGCAGGCGCGTGGGGCGATCACCAGGGTTGCCGTCGTGATGGACGTGCGCAGTCGTGCGTTCACCGAAGACCTCGCGTCGATCATCAAGGACCTGGACGCGCGCGGGTACAAGCCGCGGGTGCTGTTCCTCGAGGCCACCGATGCCGTGCTGATCCGCCGGTTCGAGGCGGTGCGGCGGGGTCACCCGATGCAGGGTGACGGGCGGTTGCAGGACGGCATCGAGGCCGAGCGGATCCTGCTGACCCCGCTCAAGCAGGAGGCCGACCTGGTGCTCGACACGTCAGCCCTGTCCGTCCACCAGCTCAGGGCCAAGATCGAGGACACCTTCGGCACCGAGGCGGCCACCAGGACGCGGGTCACCGTGCTGAGCTTCGGCTACAAGTACGGGCTGCCGATGGACGCCGACCTGGTCATGGACGTGCGGTTCCTGCCCAACCCGTTCTGGATCCCCGAGCTGCGCGAACAGACCGGGCTGGACGGTGAGGTGCGCAACTACGTGTTGTCGCAGGAGGGCGCTGAGGAATTTCTGGACCGGTACCACGAGTTGCTCAGGCTGGTCGGCGCCGGTTACCGGCGTGAGGGCAAGCGGTACCTGACGCTCGCCATCGGGTGCACGGGTGGCAAGCACCGCAGCGTTGCCCTGTCCGAGGAGCTGTCGGCTCGGCTGGCCAGCGAGGACGGCATGGCGGTCAAGGTTGTGCACAGGGATCTGGGACGCGAGTGA
- a CDS encoding RNA polymerase-binding protein RbpA has translation MSGGNAIRGTRVGAGPMGESERGESAPRRRVSYWCANGHESRPSFAVDAEVPDNWDCPRCGLPAGRDEQTPPAPPRNEPYKTHLAYVKERRSDADGEAILEEALAKLRRQREEP, from the coding sequence ATGTCTGGTGGTAACGCGATTCGCGGTACCCGCGTCGGCGCAGGCCCGATGGGCGAGTCGGAGCGCGGCGAGTCCGCGCCCCGTCGTCGGGTGTCGTACTGGTGCGCGAACGGTCACGAGTCCCGGCCTTCCTTCGCGGTCGACGCGGAGGTGCCGGACAACTGGGACTGCCCGCGCTGCGGCCTGCCGGCAGGTCGTGACGAGCAGACGCCACCCGCGCCTCCGCGCAACGAGCCGTACAAGACGCACCTGGCGTACGTGAAGGAGCGGCGCTCCGACGCGGACGGCGAGGCGATCCTCGAAGAGGCTCTCGCCAAGCTGCGTCGTCAGCGCGAAGAGCCGTAG
- a CDS encoding serine/threonine-protein kinase, translating to MTLSSVVAALPQYAVGEQIGEGGMGVVYGGVHRQLGRPVAIKRLPAAVAEDPRMSERFEHEARLLARLDHPHIVPVYDYVRQHGEHLLVMERLDGGTVWSRFASDGLTAQQSCGIVLAALSGLHAAHEAGVLHLDVKPKNLLFTANGLVKVADFGISQVVSEGATLVTHGGAVLGTPAYIAPEQALGNALTPAADVYATGTVLYELLSGDLPFERGGGPIAMIQKRVYQEPRPLTTVPEPLAGVVMRSLVRDPSARYRNAETFAVDLAGAAAHLFGPDWLMRLQMPVHLAPQVSSARPSARPAHPRDAISITQQPIRATLVDPVPAARLSGSSTLVPAAQVIKAPTSPWWLWLVAAISLLALVVVPFAVTGRELPSFPTNLSEPVTVEGQRLTVSLAGIQLADVPRGPEGFALPGAARWVVGGAVTAAADGREFLLVSNQTPWLSIMGTGSALLLLFTLAYLESNLRALRRRQTGVGAVIASVPLGFGLGLAVWLLVSVLLDREPTLPIAVTCGVLGAAAGISAALASKR from the coding sequence GTGACGTTGTCCAGTGTGGTCGCCGCGCTCCCGCAGTACGCCGTGGGTGAGCAGATCGGCGAGGGTGGGATGGGCGTCGTCTACGGCGGCGTGCACCGTCAGCTCGGCCGGCCGGTGGCGATCAAACGGCTGCCCGCCGCCGTGGCCGAGGACCCGCGGATGAGTGAGCGCTTCGAGCACGAGGCGCGGTTGCTGGCCAGGCTCGACCACCCGCACATCGTGCCGGTGTACGACTACGTCCGGCAGCACGGCGAGCACCTGCTGGTGATGGAACGCCTCGACGGCGGCACGGTGTGGTCGCGGTTCGCCTCCGACGGGCTGACCGCGCAGCAGTCCTGCGGGATCGTGCTGGCGGCGCTGTCCGGGCTGCACGCGGCGCACGAGGCCGGGGTGCTGCACCTCGACGTGAAGCCGAAGAACCTGCTGTTCACCGCGAACGGCCTGGTGAAGGTCGCGGACTTCGGCATCTCCCAGGTGGTGTCCGAGGGCGCCACCCTCGTCACGCACGGCGGCGCGGTGCTCGGCACGCCCGCCTACATCGCGCCGGAACAGGCGCTGGGCAACGCGCTGACGCCGGCGGCGGACGTCTACGCGACCGGCACCGTGCTCTACGAGCTGTTGAGCGGCGACCTGCCGTTCGAACGCGGCGGCGGCCCGATCGCGATGATCCAGAAGCGGGTCTACCAGGAGCCGCGGCCGTTGACGACCGTGCCCGAACCGCTGGCGGGCGTGGTGATGCGCAGCCTGGTCCGCGACCCGTCGGCCCGCTACCGCAACGCGGAGACGTTCGCGGTCGACCTCGCCGGTGCCGCGGCGCACCTGTTCGGCCCGGACTGGCTGATGCGCCTGCAGATGCCGGTGCACCTGGCGCCGCAGGTGTCCTCGGCCAGGCCGTCCGCGCGGCCCGCCCACCCTCGCGACGCGATCTCGATCACCCAGCAGCCGATCCGCGCCACGCTCGTCGACCCGGTGCCGGCCGCCCGGTTGAGCGGCAGCAGCACGCTCGTGCCGGCCGCCCAGGTGATCAAGGCGCCGACGAGCCCGTGGTGGTTGTGGCTGGTGGCCGCGATCTCGTTGCTGGCACTGGTGGTCGTGCCGTTCGCGGTGACCGGGCGGGAGCTGCCGTCGTTCCCGACGAACCTGTCCGAGCCGGTGACAGTGGAGGGGCAACGCCTCACCGTGTCGCTGGCGGGTATCCAGCTCGCGGACGTGCCGCGCGGTCCGGAGGGCTTCGCACTGCCGGGTGCGGCGCGGTGGGTCGTCGGCGGCGCGGTCACGGCGGCCGCGGACGGGCGCGAGTTCCTGCTCGTGTCGAACCAGACGCCGTGGCTGAGCATCATGGGCACGGGCTCGGCGCTGCTGCTGCTCTTCACGTTGGCGTACCTGGAGTCGAACCTGCGCGCGTTGCGCCGCAGGCAGACCGGTGTCGGCGCGGTCATCGCGTCGGTGCCGCTCGGGTTCGGGCTGGGTCTCGCGGTGTGGCTGCTGGTGTCGGTCCTGCTGGACAGGGAGCCGACGCTGCCGATCGCGGTGACGTGCGGCGTGCTGGGTGCGGCAGCGGGCATCTCCGCGGCGTTGGCCTCTAAGCGCTGA
- the tpiA gene encoding triose-phosphate isomerase: MAARLPLIAGNWKMNLNHLEAIGLVQKIAFALPEKYFAKVEVAVLPPFVDIRSIQTLVDGDKLLLKYGAQDISRYDSGAYTGEVSGLMLKKLGCHYVVVGHSERREYHGETDALVNAKIAAALKHEVTPIFCFGEKLDVREAKGHLELVRQQLEDGLKGFTAEQVAKVVFAYEPVWAIGTGKTASSADAQEVCSLVRSFVAEKYGEETAAVVRVLYGGSVKSSNIGELIAQKDIDGALVGGASLQADEFTKLCALAAGGPLP, from the coding sequence ATGGCAGCCCGGCTCCCGCTCATCGCGGGCAACTGGAAGATGAACCTCAACCACCTCGAAGCGATCGGCCTCGTGCAGAAGATCGCCTTCGCCCTGCCGGAGAAGTACTTCGCCAAGGTCGAGGTGGCCGTCCTCCCGCCGTTCGTCGACATCCGCAGCATCCAGACGCTGGTCGACGGCGACAAGCTGCTGCTCAAGTACGGCGCGCAGGACATCTCGCGGTACGACTCCGGTGCCTACACCGGCGAGGTGTCGGGCCTGATGCTGAAGAAGCTCGGCTGCCACTACGTCGTCGTCGGGCACTCCGAGCGCCGCGAGTACCACGGCGAGACCGACGCGCTGGTCAACGCCAAGATCGCGGCCGCGCTGAAGCACGAGGTCACGCCGATCTTCTGCTTCGGCGAGAAGCTCGACGTCCGCGAGGCCAAGGGTCACCTGGAGCTCGTCCGCCAGCAGCTGGAGGACGGCCTCAAGGGCTTCACCGCCGAGCAGGTCGCCAAGGTCGTGTTCGCCTACGAACCGGTGTGGGCGATCGGCACGGGCAAGACCGCGTCCTCGGCCGACGCCCAGGAGGTGTGCTCGCTGGTCCGCTCGTTCGTGGCGGAGAAGTACGGCGAGGAGACCGCGGCGGTCGTGCGGGTGCTCTACGGCGGTTCGGTGAAGTCGTCGAACATCGGCGAGCTCATCGCGCAGAAGGACATCGACGGCGCGCTGGTCGGCGGTGCCAGCCTGCAGGCCGACGAATTCACCAAGCTGTGCGCTCTGGCTGCGGGTGGACCTCTACCCTAG
- a CDS encoding Rieske (2Fe-2S) protein, with the protein MGSGVLVDMPGNAQLLVVQPRSGEFRAFNPSCPHVGSLVNPPAGGVITCPLHGSTFDPSSGAVRKGPATSGLTEVAITLSGDDLVLA; encoded by the coding sequence GTGGGCAGCGGCGTGCTGGTGGACATGCCCGGCAACGCCCAGCTGCTCGTCGTGCAGCCTCGATCAGGTGAATTTCGCGCCTTCAACCCCTCCTGCCCGCACGTGGGCTCGCTGGTGAACCCGCCCGCCGGCGGTGTGATCACCTGCCCGTTGCACGGGAGCACCTTCGACCCGTCGAGTGGCGCGGTCCGCAAAGGACCTGCGACTTCCGGGTTGACCGAGGTTGCCATCACACTTTCAGGCGATGACCTGGTGCTTGCCTGA
- a CDS encoding Rieske (2Fe-2S) protein, with protein MPSGLVACSSGSSTGTSPTRGGGTTPNTGSTGSTGSTGSTGAAGGALVALADVPEGGGAVVDAPGGKKIVIARVSATEVKAFDATCPHQGSMVAEPSGGTITCPSHGSQFAAADGKVKKGPATTGLRAVNVRVDGDQIVLA; from the coding sequence GTGCCCAGCGGCCTCGTGGCCTGCTCGTCCGGCTCGTCGACCGGCACCTCGCCCACCCGGGGAGGCGGCACCACCCCGAACACCGGCTCGACGGGCTCCACCGGCTCGACGGGCTCCACCGGTGCCGCCGGCGGGGCGCTGGTCGCGCTGGCCGACGTGCCGGAGGGCGGCGGAGCGGTCGTGGACGCACCCGGCGGCAAGAAGATCGTGATCGCCCGCGTCTCGGCCACCGAGGTCAAGGCGTTCGACGCGACGTGCCCGCACCAGGGCTCGATGGTCGCCGAACCGTCCGGCGGCACGATCACGTGCCCGTCGCACGGCAGCCAGTTCGCCGCGGCGGACGGCAAGGTGAAGAAGGGGCCGGCGACGACGGGCCTGCGGGCCGTGAACGTGCGCGTGGACGGCGACCAGATCGTGCTGGCCTGA